Proteins from a genomic interval of Methanoplanus endosymbiosus:
- a CDS encoding UPF0146 family protein has product MYVMVCYKDIEAGIADYLSDNYSSAIEIGIGRNPDVAAALKERGVDVSAVDIRKYSDDYGIEFNCDDVYSPDLTLYADKEVIYSVRPGIEMIPSMISIADKVGSDLIVYHLGCEIYMDGGEIIDCGVILRKYC; this is encoded by the coding sequence ATGTACGTTATGGTTTGCTATAAGGATATTGAAGCAGGAATCGCAGATTATCTGTCAGATAATTACAGCTCTGCCATTGAAATCGGCATAGGCAGAAATCCGGATGTGGCAGCGGCACTTAAAGAGAGGGGTGTTGATGTTTCAGCGGTTGACATCCGGAAATACTCTGATGATTATGGCATTGAGTTTAACTGTGATGATGTATATTCGCCAGATCTTACCCTTTACGCAGACAAGGAGGTGATATACTCTGTGCGCCCCGGAATTGAGATGATTCCTTCAATGATCTCAATTGCTGATAAGGTGGGTTCTGATCTGATTGTCTATCATCTTGGATGTGAGATCTATATGGACGGCGGAGAAATCATCGACTGCGGTGTAATTCTGCGTAAATACTGCTGA
- a CDS encoding replication factor C large subunit, whose protein sequence is MLDWVEKYRPKTLKDIIGNRNSARQMAEWAKNWDFGREPLLLYGKPGIGKTSAAYALANDMKWEIIELNASDQRTKSIIEKIAGSCATTMSLTGAERKLLLFDEADNLHGSADKGGARAILDIIKISRQPIILIANDSYGIAKELKSACEQVQFRALTAKTIAAHLRDICSLENLKCSESTLNEIAEGSAGDMRSALNKLYAAGVGEESLTDEAVSTASKDERASIFDLVGSVLKSREDRRLLQLSAEISETPDVMSQWIEEGASYIKNEKKRAEAYHYLSESDIYIGRTFSRQYYTLWRYASALMLIGTAYAAEGEGISARIMPPSRWRKMAGARKQKGIRNSVFNSLSERYHMPSDTLRDDYVNLISVLIEKNPVGFARETGFDRDELDFFLHDRTKSADIIKQIKKEEKEREKAEKASKKREAPKRESTKKQPEIPEGKDQVTLKAAFQNNSSDENKACSKGINDDETTKKEPDCENGSLDKKRVTQATLFDGF, encoded by the coding sequence ATGCTTGACTGGGTTGAAAAATACAGGCCGAAAACTCTGAAAGATATCATTGGTAACCGGAATTCCGCCCGCCAAATGGCGGAATGGGCCAAAAACTGGGATTTCGGAAGAGAGCCGCTTCTTCTCTACGGCAAACCGGGTATAGGCAAAACTTCTGCCGCATATGCTCTTGCGAATGACATGAAGTGGGAGATAATTGAGCTTAACGCCAGCGATCAGCGTACAAAATCGATCATTGAGAAGATAGCCGGAAGCTGTGCAACAACCATGAGCCTCACCGGCGCAGAAAGAAAGCTGCTGCTCTTCGATGAAGCTGACAATCTTCACGGCAGTGCAGATAAAGGCGGGGCAAGAGCCATCCTGGACATAATCAAAATCTCCAGACAGCCGATCATTCTCATTGCAAATGACAGCTATGGCATTGCAAAGGAGCTAAAATCAGCGTGTGAACAGGTTCAGTTCAGGGCACTCACCGCAAAAACCATAGCTGCCCATCTGCGTGACATATGCTCACTTGAGAACCTGAAATGCAGTGAATCAACCCTGAACGAAATTGCTGAAGGGTCAGCCGGGGATATGAGATCAGCACTGAATAAACTGTACGCGGCAGGTGTTGGAGAAGAGTCCTTAACAGACGAAGCAGTAAGCACTGCCTCAAAGGACGAGCGGGCTTCAATATTTGATCTTGTGGGATCAGTGCTGAAATCAAGGGAAGACAGGAGACTTTTGCAGCTTTCAGCCGAAATTTCAGAGACACCTGATGTTATGTCACAATGGATTGAGGAGGGCGCTTCATACATCAAAAATGAGAAGAAAAGAGCAGAAGCATATCATTACCTCTCCGAATCAGACATTTACATAGGCAGAACATTCAGCAGGCAGTACTACACACTCTGGAGATATGCCTCTGCACTGATGCTTATAGGCACAGCATATGCCGCAGAGGGAGAGGGAATATCAGCAAGAATAATGCCGCCTTCAAGATGGAGAAAGATGGCAGGCGCAAGAAAACAGAAAGGTATCAGAAATTCTGTATTCAACAGCCTCTCAGAGAGATATCACATGCCCTCGGACACACTGCGCGATGATTATGTAAACCTGATATCAGTTCTTATTGAAAAAAACCCGGTTGGATTTGCAAGGGAGACAGGCTTTGACAGGGACGAACTCGACTTCTTCCTCCATGACAGAACAAAGTCCGCAGATATAATAAAACAGATAAAAAAAGAGGAGAAAGAGAGGGAGAAAGCTGAAAAAGCATCTAAGAAGAGAGAGGCTCCAAAGAGGGAAAGTACAAAGAAGCAGCCGGAAATTCCGGAAGGAAAAGATCAGGTCACCCTCAAAGCTGCATTTCAGAATAATTCCTCAGATGAGAATAAAGCATGCAGTAAAGGAATAAATGACGATGAAACCACCAAAAAAGAGCCTGACTGCGAAAACGGCAGCCTGGATAAAAAGAGAGTCACACAGGCCACACTTTTTGACGGATTTTAA
- a CDS encoding archaemetzincin family Zn-dependent metalloprotease, translated as MGILIFWDNDVDRDIRKSAEKMISVILDMPVKSQGNTVMLRGYDRTKNQNDASRILGDMQDFYTRRMGCGNSILIVTGKDLYIQGRDFVFGLARPGINVSIVSNARLKNSWYGRQDNVDDMIDRLVKEGTHELCHCMGLDHCDNPECIMYCPQTLDELDRKKKTLCEKCYQELNIYKFTESAD; from the coding sequence ATGGGAATTCTTATCTTTTGGGATAATGACGTGGACAGAGACATAAGAAAGTCTGCTGAGAAGATGATATCAGTTATACTTGATATGCCTGTTAAGTCACAGGGAAACACTGTTATGCTCAGAGGATATGACCGGACAAAGAACCAGAACGATGCAAGCAGAATTCTTGGTGACATGCAGGACTTTTATACACGCAGGATGGGGTGCGGCAACTCCATACTGATAGTGACAGGAAAAGACCTCTATATACAGGGAAGGGATTTTGTATTCGGGCTTGCAAGGCCAGGCATAAACGTATCAATTGTCTCAAATGCCAGGCTGAAGAACAGCTGGTACGGGCGGCAGGATAATGTGGACGATATGATTGACAGGCTTGTTAAGGAGGGTACACATGAATTATGCCACTGTATGGGCCTTGACCACTGTGATAATCCGGAATGCATCATGTACTGCCCGCAGACACTTGACGAACTTGACCGGAAGAAGAAGACACTCTGTGAAAAATGCTATCAGGAGTTAAACATCTATAAATTTACAGAATCTGCGGATTAA